A window of Bufo gargarizans isolate SCDJY-AF-19 chromosome 9, ASM1485885v1, whole genome shotgun sequence contains these coding sequences:
- the LOC122946052 gene encoding peptidoglycan recognition protein 1-like — protein sequence MIRLILLLAAPCVMANGCPPIVSRAQWGAKSPKCTKRLPTPVPNVVIHHTAGAFCNSRSKCNTQVRNIQNFHMNSRGWCDIGYNFLIGEDGAVYEGRGWKTHGSHALTYNPISIGISFIGSFDGRAPNTAALNAAKRLIACGVSKNFIRKAYTLKGHRNVMKTGCPGNRLYKIIQGWPRFKA from the exons ATGATTCGGCTCATACTACTCCTGGCGGCCCCCTGCGTTATGGCAAATG GTTGTCCACCCATTGTAAGCAGGGCTCAGTGGGGTGCGAAGAGCCCTAAGTGCACAAAAAGGCTGCCTACTCCTGTTCCTAATGTGGTCATCCACCACACGGCAGGGGCCTTCTGCAATTCCAGGTCGAAATGTAACACACAAGTCAGGAATATACAAAACTTTCATATGAATTCTAGAGGCTGGTGTGACATCGGCTACAA TTTCCTGATTGGAGAGGACGGCGCTGTGTATGAAGGCCGAGGATGGAAAACCCATGGATCACATGCATTAACCTACAACCCCATCTCCATCGGAATCAGCTTTATAGGATCCTTTGATG GTCGTGCTCCCAATACTGCTGCTCTTAATGCAGCTAAGCGTCTCATCGCTTGTGGAGTCTCCAAAAATTTCATCAGAAAAGCTTATACACTGAAGGGACATCGCAATGTAATGAAAACAGGTTGTCCAGGAAATCGCTTGTACAAGATCATTCAGGGTTGGCCACGCTTTAAAGCTTAA